The DNA sequence GCAACGTACCAAAACAGGGTTCAAGCCTCTCGGGATCCGTTCTCTCACCGATCCCATTCGCTGTCTGGGGAATTGACATCATGGGTCCTTTCCCTCGAGCAAAAGGGGATCTCCGTTACGTCCTGGTAGCAATAGATTATATGACTAAGTGGGCGGAGGCCAAGGCTATGAGAACCATTAACCAGCAAGACTGCATCAAGTTTGTGGACACGATTGtaatgaggttcgggatcccgatGGTCTTAATCTCGGACAATGGTCCGCAGTTCGTGGGTTCAGATTTTGAAACCTATCTGAAAGAACTCGGGATTAGACACAAAAAAGCATCTGTTGCCCATCCACAAGGGAATGGACAAGTTGAGGTCACAAACAGAACTATACTCCGAGGCCTGGAAAAGAGACTGGAAGACTCTAAAAAGAACTGGCCGGATGAACTCCCGAAGGTTTTATGGTCATACAGAACTACCCCCCGGACGGGAACCGGGGAGACTCCATTCAAGCTCGCCTACGGTACTGAAGCCCGGTTACCGATAGAGACCGGATCCCCTTCTCATAGAGTGACCAACTTTGACGAAGTCTCCAACATAGAAGGCCTCAGGACCAACCTCGAATTCCTGGACGAGGTAAGAGATCGGGCCGTAGAAAAAATGGAAAGCTACAAGGAAAAAACAAAGCTTTACTTTGCGAAGAAAGCCAGAATACGGGAATATGTGGCAGGAGATCTAGTACTCCGGGACACTGAAGCCTCGGACCCAACTAACCAGGGAAAACTGCAGCCAAACTGGGAAGGCCCTTATATAGTCAAAGAAGTGATCCGTCCGGGAACTTACAAGCTAAGCTACCTCAGCGGAACCGAGGTCCCCAATACCTGGCATGGAACCCgcctaaggaaattctaccaatAAGTAAAAGGTACACACCCTGGAAACATATCTACATCTATATTATGATATTTCGATGTAAGCATTGTCCTCATTCACCCCAGAATGTAATTTTTTCTCTCAATATGAATGAAAAACTCTACTTTAAGCGTTCCATAGTTTGAATCAATTTCATTATGTCACTTATTTATTTACCATCAGATTTAAAAACACAGCCTATGTGTACTTTAAAAATTTCTATCAAATGGAGATTTACCCCTGCCCGGGGTCCTATAAAAACTCAACCCATGAGTACTTATAAAATTTGTCAAAGTTAAATGTTTTTACCCCAACCCGGGGTCTgcaaaaacacagcccatgtgtacaTTAAAAATTTCTATCAAATGGAGATTTACCCCTGCCCGGGGTCCTATAAAAACTCAGCCCAGAAGTACTTACAAAATTTCTCAAAGTTAAATGTTTTCACCCCAACCCGGGGTCCGCAGaaacacaacccatgtgtactccaaaaaaaaaaaattcctaACATATACAAATCAAtaaggaaagaaagaaaagcacaATCATATTAAACTACCCCGGGGAACCACACCCCGGGGGGCAAATCGAAATCATTCAGATTACAGATAAGTTAAAAAAGCCAAAAGGCTCAGTTCGAAATTGCTCAAACTAAAAAAGGAAATGGAAATTACATGCCAAAACATGGCAGGGTCTTCAAGCTTCAAAAGGCAGAGTCGGCGGGAGGAGAAGGAGGCTGCTCTGGATTACCCTCTGGTATGGGAGGCTGTTCAGCAAGTGGCGACCCGGAGAAGGAGGGAACATTACTGGACGTCCCAACACCGGACTCCATTGCCCGGATAGTTTCCTTTTCCTGCTCCAACCGGGTCTCCTCTTCTATATACTTCTCCAAGAAGACGTCTATTGTACCATGAGGCTCTTCACCGAGATACTTCGAAGCAACATTCCAGCAGATCTGGATCTTCTCCAGCGCTTTGTCATTCAGCTCTTCGAAGTACGCGGGAGTGCCCCGGAACCCTGCCAGAACCTCCTCGGGAGTGGGCCGGGCGGCAAGATCGTCCTTCAACTTCTGATTTTCAGCCCTCATCTCCCGGACAGAAGCCTCAGCCCGGTCCTGCCTCTCCCGGATCTCGTCCAAAATCTTCTTATGAGCAGCAGCCTCCCTTGCACTCGCCTCCTTCAACTCCTGAATCTCCCGGGACAGCCGCTCGGATTCAGTCTTATAGACCTCGGCAGCATCAGCCTTCGCCTGAAGGCTCCGGGTTATGCAAACCAGCCCAGCAACCCGGGAGTTAGCCTGAAAATATTATAAGTCAGGATTAGGTAACACAAATACAAGAGTACAagaagaaaacaagaaaaaggcTTACAGCAGTGATGTCCTCCTGAAGCCCGACCAGAAAGTCATCAAGGGGCTCTTTCCGGTATTTCTTCCTCTCCGCCGTGCTGGCATAATTCTCAAACAGCTCCCTCCGGCGAGTATCCGGGGTAAAACTTGCAAGCAGGGCCTTCAGAGTTTCCGGAGTGTCCGGGGCCAGATCAATAGCAGCCTTCTTTGAAACCGGACCCTCAGAAACATCATCACTCTTGTCCCCGGAACCCGCGGGGGCACCCTTCCTTTTTCGAGGTGCGGGAACTTTTATCACATTCCCCTGCTGCACGTCCTCGGCCCGAGGCTCGTTGATCACAATTGTTGTCCTCCCCTGGCGAGACAGCGCCGCCTTCCGGGCCGCATCATCACCCTCTCCAACCTTCTTCTTCCCAACATCCACGCTCGTCAGTCCCCCAATCTTTCGCAATTTGGCCGAAAGATCCTTAAGCTGGGCAGACATATTAGGAGGATAGGGAATCAACTTCGGGATACCTGAAAAGGAGAATAACAAAATATCAGTCCCGGATACAAACAGTCAATAAAAGTTACAGTATCAAAATAAAGCTAAGGCAATAGACTTACATCCGGCAGCATGCATGTTCTCATTGCTAGTAAAATAGTCCCGGGTCCACTGCGTCCCAAGTGCCCCACAGAAGGCATAAACCATCGCGAGAGCTGTTTGCCCGAGCCGCTGGAGCGGAAAcctatctgttttaatttcaaGTTTATGGAGTGGCATAAACTCCAGATCCCCACCCCGGACAAAAATGAACTCCCGGTGCCATCCCTTAAGCGACGTCAGCATACTAACCGGGAGCACCATCTTATCAGAGGGGTACCCACAATCCTCTATCCTAAACATGAACTCGTAAATTGGCCGAGCGGTGGATctcttaattttaaaaatatgatgAAAAAGTTTGAAGGTGGGGAGGTAATTTTTGGCATGACAGCAAGCTAAAAACCAGCTGATCCATTTCACCGAGTTCGGGGCTAGCTGAGTAAAAGGGATACCATAAACATCCCGGCATAGGGATTCGGTGAACTGATGTAATCCGAGGCGCATGCCCCGGAGATGCTCAAATGGAATTCCAACCCATCCCCCCTCCGGTCTGTGATATACCCTTTCATGCTCCTCAGGCCATCTCCACTGGTATGTATCATCAAGGTTAAAGGCAAGCCTAAGGGCACCATCCACCTCGGCGTCTGTGTACTTCTCCTGGACCTCTCTATGAACCGCCCCACACTCATACCTAGTCCCCGGGGCAGTGAAGAACTTCCTATCCATCTCATCCTCATTATAAGGCTCCCGGCCTCCCAAACCATCCGGGCCCCCATATGCCTCGGATAAATCTCTGTAATAAAAGCTCATGGGCTTGGGGTTCACTCGGCACTGGACGAAATATTCATCTACATCCTCCCACGACCCATCCGGATTCGATAAGGTACCCCCGGGACCTAATACTAGGGTCTGAGCTAAAACTTGTTGAGGCGGGTCAACCCGGGGAGGCATTTCTACTGAACTACAGCTAGAAGAGGAAGAGGGGTAGAAGGAGTTAAGTTCACCTAACCCGACAGGACGCTCGGGATACCGATTCCTAAGAGTAGCAATACGTTTAAAGCGACTACCTGGCATATACTACACGTGTCTATGTAAACGCACCCCGGAGTCAATGCCAAACCCGAACCCAACAACAAAACAAGACAAAAAACAGAACAAGTTTAGAAACAAATCATGTACGTATCTTACCCCAAAAACAAGATCTGCagcatatacatacatatacaacAAAAAGCAGATATCAAGAACACACCCCGGGCTCTACAACTATTTACACTACAAAAACCCACTTATTCGCATACAAAACTAcaaaaatccatgttatttacACAAATGAGACACAAAGCCATTGGAAAAGCTACGCAAAAACTACACTACAAAGATTCAAGGCCAAAACATCAAGGCGGTCATGAAATACGAGCAAGAAATGCAAAGTGGCGAAGCAAAAACTCGCGCAAAATAACTACATGCATCGCAAAAACATAAGGAAAAAGTGAAAAAGGAAGCAAAATAATCGAGATACTTACAAATGGGCAGGAGAAAGAAATGTGGCTTTAACAAGAAATGCTCCGAAAAATCTCTGAAAAATCTCTCTGTGGAAGTGTTTGCGTAAAATAAAAATGGAGAGAAAAGGCATGTATTTATAGAGGGTAGAGAGAAGAGATGAACGGCTTTGTGATTAAGGGAACCGTCGGGGCCACGTGGCACCCCCTGATTGGCGTCAATTTAATAACCGCAGCAGTTATTACCACTACTGCAATCATGTCACGGCGCGTCTTTTTATGCAAAAAAGGGGGGGAAACAAAAAACTGTACACTCAAAAGATACGCATAACAGGTGTATATCTCTGACCCCGGCTAGAATCCCAACAGCCGCCCGGCATCCCGGGTTTGCAGCGACAGCTTTTCAGAGTCCAGTTAAATCAAATGTCAGGAGTGTACTTGCCCACCAAACCGTGCCCAAAATTCGAACTTAAAatcaaatgactaaccaagtcaaccaCGGAGTCTCATCCCCATGTGACCCCGGGCTTAGAGGGCAATAAATCAAAcaacccccaaaattttccaaagtaTTTCAAGGACTCTCACCTTGAACTTAAGtcaaatgactaaccaagtcaaccccggagtctcatccccatGTGACCCCGGGCTTAGGGGGCAATATAtcaaacccccaaaattttccaaagtaTTTCAAGGACTCTCACCTTGAACTTAAGtcaaatgactaaccaagtcaaccccggagtctcatccccatttgaccccggggttTGGGGGCAGCAAATCAAACAACCCCCAAAATTTTACAAAGGCGCCGCGGCACAAGGGCAATTACtctactcccccatccgggtaaactcgcataagggagtggggggcaaatgatagccCATAATAAGTCAGGCCCAATTGAAGAGGCCCAGGGCCCAAACATAAGATCCCAGGACACGTGGCggcatcaccaccgtccaggttcccgggatccagaacgttcctacgctctggatctgatagtactctgacgGATTCAGCGTTGACCTTGGGGAGcccaggacacgtggcaacatcaccaccTTCCAGGCACCCGGAATCCAGGACGTTCTTACGGTCCAgatctgatagtactctgacgcatcccaggcgtccagatgccctacagtccaaaaggccaacctacggtccagatgaaaagggacaaacccctaaaccctagtaggaggcctataaaaggtAGAACAGAAGGAAGGTTACAGGTTACAAGCTGatatactctctctctctcacataTACTTACATGCACACACGTATTCTTCACAAACATATCTGCATAATCCCAACTTTGTCCTTCTTCTCCTCAAAACCCTTTCTCATCCTCACgtcggaggtgccgcggggacgccacccccctccggttctgttttacAGGTTCCCACCCTACAGTTATACCGCACACGGCCGTCGTCACAGCCTAAAAGGAGTTTGAGCTCGGGCCCTACAAGGAGAAGGTCCCGGGGCGATCTGGGATTATCAAATGGTAAGCTAATGtaattaattattatattataaactttattatttttataatttatacaattaaatgaaacatttcaaaaagaaaataatataaaaggaaAGGGACAGAAAATAATATGCTATTCTATTCGGTTCTTTTTGCATACAATAATCTCTGTAAAGAGAGAATTGCTGCCTTGAACTCTTGTTCGTTAAATGTAGGAGGTCAAAATTTTGATTATCTAGTGTGCGTAAATTTAATTAGCAAAGTAAAAATACTTAGTtcaattatttaaataaatataggTACAAATATTTCGAAACGGTTAGGGGAAAAAGggtaaattttttttaaaaatgtataaaacatatatatatatatatattcacgttacaaatttttatttttagtaGCGGGAGATATCAAAATTAATTCTCaatatttttcttgaattttataGTACGACATTTGACACTTTTTAATTTGCAATCATAACGTATGCACAAGGGATAATCTCTTGTTAATTAAAAAATCTATCAACACCCCTGTTACATTTTgttcaaaaaaaatcaaaaaaaacaCCCCTGTTACATAGGCATTTGAAAAATATTCACTTCTTTCATATTCGTTAATTATGagaatgatcaattaaaatgatATCAATATTCTGACTTGTTCACTCTCCTCAGAAGACCAATATTCAACTAGACAAAGCTATAAACAATTCTCCACACATTAATACAAATTTCTCAAGTTCATGAGCATGATGATTTTCGTTCAATACTTCATCAACTGATCATATACTCATCTTTTAACTTTATTTGAATCACAAGTAAAACTTCATATATATGAAATGTTGATTAGCTGGAAATGGTTGTTTATAAGTATTAGTTAAAACTTAACATCTGCAACAAACATGTTGCTTCTCTTAAACACACAAATGTGAGAAGTCACCATCAGGCAAAGTGGGTAAGACGCATTGACAGAGATTAGGCAAGAGTGGAAGCAACAATGCTTTGTCTCAGGCCACTCATCTTTATACAAGACAAATATTGCACTGGACTTCTTTACTGTACAACTCACTTTACTTACCAAATATAGGAGAGCATCAACCTTTCTAGAAAACTGAATCTCTTTTCTTATTGTATATATCCAAATGACAATTATCACTAGATACTAGCACCCTTTGTATGATATTGTTACTTCTAGAACATTTGCATAGAAAAGCAAAAAGTATAATTTTTATTTGAGAAAAGGTGATGGTTCCGTGATTCATGATATCCATTTATAGGGCTGAAATTTAATTAGACCTCTTGATAGAAGGGATTTTCATCAACCTTGCTAGTGCAATTTACCATTTAACCACGATAACTTATGTGACGCAACAATAAAACATTACAGTTCAACAAAGTGTATGTGATGCTAAATTGGAGGGATAAAGGAAATAAATTAGAAGACTGCGATTGTTGTGCAACACAATCAACCCCGTAGAGAGTATTTCTTCCCTGTAAAAGCTTGAAATTTTGGCTCTTCTTTTGCCGAGGGCTGCTCTGGTTTTGTCTCCTTTGCAGGTTCCTAAAAAAAAGAAATTCCAATAGCTTAAAATGCATGATACAGTCATACTGTTGAAACTCCAAGTATAAAATTACAAAACTCATTAATTACCTTTTGTGTTCCATTTGACTTGTTTGCATTTGATCCAAACACAAGTTTACCCTGAGACTGGCGAGAGCTACTTTGGGTGCTAGATCCTGAAGAAGGCTGTCCCCTACCATTGGAAGTGACAGGCTGCTTGTCTCTGGACCCAGAAGAAGAAACTGGCGGAGGCTCATATTTCAGAGGCTTCCCATCCAGACGTCTCCCAGCTCCAGTGAAAGCATTGAACTTTGGTTCAGCCTCTGCTGCAGCCTCTTGATCTGAAAATATTTACAACATCAATTTATGCATGTAAGacacaaatatatatatcatttaaATTCGTTATATGTTTGTTGTTTAATTAGATAACGGAATGTGGAAACAGAGGGAGGGAGAGTTTACAAGCTTGACTGGCAATGAAAAAAATTATCCAAAGGACAACACAGTCTACATGAAGTGAACCGCACAGTCTACATGAAGTGAACCGACACCTGAAGGGGACTATAATGGCAATCTCAAGACATAACATTACTAGGAGTTCATGCCAGAGTAAATATAATACCTTATAAACCCTTGCAGCACATAatcctttatttttattttgatatcTATTTTGATTTGTATCTGTTATATATTCGAACTCGATATTATACACTCATATGGAACGCATTACATTATTACATCCTTGTTCAACATGCTTCTTTTACTTATTATATTTTTTCTTACTTAGAAATTGGTAGCACATTTTatcattaaaaaataaaatttcaagATAACAAAAAATTATCTAAGTTTGAATATCAACAAGTACTTTGAATTTCACTGATCACAACATTATGTTAATTTTGTAGTTGCCTTTACGCTGTGCTCCCGAGTTAAAATCAGGAGAGGAAAGAGGAGAACTGtttttttttttggaaattttccTTTATAGTTGTGCTCCCGACTTTTTTGAGGAGAGGAGAAAAAAATGagagaaaattttcaaaattttccacCCAAAAGTTTCTTCCCGAAAATGGGATTGATTGGGGGATAGCTCTCACACacataataatattattttttgctTCTCTTCTTTTTCTTCCACTTCTCTTCTTCCATATAAAACTTGGGAGCACAGCGTCAATCCTTATATATAATGATCAATGTAAACATGACATGTGCCACATATGTGTATCTAGATGTATACGTATAAGAAAAGAGAATAACAAGATGTAtatgtactccctccgtcccaaaatACAAGTCGCTTCGACTTTTTACGCGTACATTAAGGTGTATAAAAGTTATAGCTCCGCAtactttttctaattttttttgaattaaaatttaatatgtatacttttattcagaaaaaaaaaatttgaaaaatgaTTTGTGGAGCTATCCTTTTTATTCACCTTAAAATACGCGTAAAAAGTCAAAAGGACTTGTatttt is a window from the Apium graveolens cultivar Ventura chromosome 1, ASM990537v1, whole genome shotgun sequence genome containing:
- the LOC141721160 gene encoding uncharacterized protein LOC141721160, yielding MSAQLKDLSAKLRKIGGLTSVDVGKKKVGEGDDAARKAALSRQGRTTIVINEPRAEDVQQGNVIKVPAPRKRKGAPAGSGDKSDDVSEGPVSKKAAIDLAPDTPETLKALLASFTPDTRRRELFENYASTAERKKYRKEPLDDFLVGLQEDITAANSRVAGLVCITRSLQAKADAAEVYKTESERLSREIQELKEASAREAAAHKKILDEIRERQDRAEASVREMRAENQKLKDDLAARPTPEEVLAGFRGTPAYFEELNDKALEKIQICWNVASKYLGEEPHGTIDVFLEKYIEEETRLEQEKETIRAMESGVGTSSNVPSFSGSPLAEQPPIPEGNPEQPPSPPADSAF